The Vibrio chagasii genome includes a region encoding these proteins:
- the guaA gene encoding glutamine-hydrolyzing GMP synthase, producing MTKNIHDQRILILDFGSQYTQLVARRIREIGVYCELWSWDVDEADIREFNPDGIILSGGPESVTEENSPRAPQYVFDSGVPVFGICYGMQTMAEQLGGKVATSTEREFGYAAVQVTGESALFADLESTQDVWMSHGDKVVEIPSDFTKIAETDTCPYAAMANEEKKYFGVQFHPEVTHTKNGLKMLENFVLNVCGCEGLWTSASIIEDAVARIKEQVGDDEVILGLSGGVDSSVVAMLAHRAIGDKLTCVFVDNGLLRLNEAEQVMDMFGNKFGLNIIKVDAEDRFLEALKGEAEPEAKRKIIGHVFVDIFDEESKKLTNAKWLAQGTIYPDVIESAASKTGKAHVIKSHHNVGGLPDDMEMGLVEPLRELFKDEVRKIGLELGLPYNMLYRHPFPGPGLGVRVLGEIKKEYCDLLRRADAIFIEELHAADLYHKVSQAFTVFLPVRSVGVMGDGRKYDWVVSLRAVETIDFMTAHWAHLPYDFLGKVSNRIINEVDGISRVVYDISGKPPATIEWE from the coding sequence ATGACTAAAAATATTCATGACCAACGTATTCTAATTCTAGACTTCGGTTCTCAATACACACAGCTAGTTGCTCGTCGTATTCGTGAGATCGGTGTTTACTGTGAACTTTGGAGCTGGGACGTAGACGAAGCGGATATTCGTGAATTCAATCCAGACGGTATCATCCTATCTGGTGGCCCTGAAAGTGTAACGGAAGAGAACTCTCCACGTGCACCTCAGTACGTGTTTGATTCAGGTGTTCCTGTATTTGGTATCTGCTACGGCATGCAAACTATGGCTGAGCAACTTGGCGGTAAAGTAGCAACGTCTACTGAGCGTGAGTTCGGCTACGCAGCGGTACAAGTGACTGGTGAATCAGCACTGTTCGCTGACCTTGAATCTACTCAAGATGTTTGGATGAGCCACGGTGATAAAGTGGTTGAGATCCCATCTGATTTCACAAAGATCGCTGAAACAGACACTTGCCCATACGCAGCAATGGCAAACGAAGAGAAGAAATACTTCGGTGTTCAATTCCACCCAGAAGTAACACACACTAAGAATGGCCTGAAAATGCTTGAGAACTTCGTTCTTAACGTTTGTGGTTGTGAAGGTCTGTGGACTTCAGCTTCAATCATTGAAGATGCAGTTGCACGTATTAAAGAGCAAGTAGGTGACGACGAAGTTATCCTTGGTCTTTCTGGTGGTGTTGATTCATCAGTAGTTGCAATGCTTGCTCACCGCGCTATCGGTGACAAACTAACGTGTGTATTCGTAGATAACGGTCTACTTCGTCTGAACGAAGCTGAGCAAGTTATGGATATGTTCGGCAACAAGTTTGGTCTAAACATCATCAAAGTAGACGCTGAAGATCGTTTCCTAGAAGCACTTAAAGGCGAAGCAGAACCAGAAGCTAAGCGTAAGATCATCGGTCACGTATTCGTAGATATCTTCGATGAAGAGTCTAAGAAACTGACAAATGCTAAGTGGCTTGCTCAGGGTACTATCTACCCAGACGTAATCGAGTCTGCTGCATCTAAGACTGGTAAAGCGCACGTAATCAAATCTCACCACAACGTTGGTGGCCTTCCTGATGATATGGAAATGGGCCTTGTTGAGCCTCTACGTGAGCTGTTTAAAGATGAAGTACGTAAGATCGGTCTAGAACTTGGTCTTCCATACAACATGCTTTACCGCCACCCATTCCCAGGTCCAGGTCTAGGTGTTCGTGTTCTTGGCGAAATCAAGAAAGAGTACTGTGATCTACTGCGTCGCGCAGATGCTATCTTCATTGAAGAGCTTCACGCTGCTGACCTATACCACAAAGTATCTCAAGCGTTCACGGTATTCCTACCAGTTCGCTCTGTTGGTGTTATGGGCGATGGCCGTAAGTACGATTGGGTTGTATCTCTACGTGCTGTAGAAACAATCGACTTCATGACTGCTCACTGGGCACACCTACCATACGACTTCCTAGGTAAGGTTTCTAACCGTATTATCAACGAAGTTGACGGCATTTCACGTGTTGTTTACGACATCTCTGGTAAGCCACCAGCAACAATCGAGTGGGAATAA
- a CDS encoding chitinase — MLKIKYLATVLGCTLAAQSHASLNIQPDPQNPNGYLIEKSALQAAEQAKTSDPMYAIWSQALQTRSNTIVEAIEPGSPSNPENVKRVERVFPQSEWDFLTQMAAPEYTYTRFLRAIGKFPAFCGEYTDGRDSDAICKKSIITAFAHFSQETGGHIAIDNTSDNPLGLEEWQQALVHVREMGWSEGQEGYTTGCGQNDWQNARWPCAAGQGYFGRGAKQLSYHFNYGAFSEVMFDGDATVLLNNPGLVADSWLNLASAIWFFLTPQAPKPAMLHVIDRTWTPSQRELDAGIGYGFGTTINVINGGIECGEQNKDKGQPVNRIRYWEGLAAHYQIPVEADEKNTCWQQTPYGSLNLNGATDVLYTNWDGNWKYYADRPEGYSFECELVGFQTAYSALVPGDYEKCVTNFYGSHASWPEVKVVDKLDPVDPGTDPGGNGWSATKVYNAGDQVTHNGATYEAKWWTQGDDPANGGPWKLVAGEPTPPVVTDPTPVDPAPVDPTPVEPPVTEPPVVVDPSEFITWQAGVSQVSNGDKVTHNGKCFVAKNGPGVWESPVQSNWFWDEISCN, encoded by the coding sequence ATGTTAAAAATCAAATATTTGGCGACAGTATTGGGCTGTACTTTAGCAGCACAAAGTCATGCGTCTTTGAACATTCAACCTGATCCGCAAAACCCGAATGGTTACCTTATTGAGAAGTCGGCTTTACAGGCTGCTGAACAAGCGAAAACCTCGGACCCTATGTATGCGATCTGGTCACAGGCACTACAAACTCGTTCGAACACCATCGTTGAAGCGATTGAACCCGGTTCACCTTCCAACCCTGAGAACGTAAAGCGGGTTGAGCGCGTATTCCCTCAATCTGAATGGGATTTCCTTACTCAGATGGCTGCGCCTGAATACACTTACACTCGTTTCCTACGTGCGATTGGTAAATTCCCTGCGTTCTGTGGAGAGTACACAGATGGCCGTGACTCTGACGCCATCTGTAAGAAATCCATCATCACGGCTTTTGCTCATTTCTCTCAAGAGACGGGCGGTCACATCGCGATAGATAATACTTCTGATAACCCGTTGGGTTTAGAAGAGTGGCAGCAAGCGTTAGTCCATGTTCGTGAAATGGGTTGGTCTGAAGGGCAAGAAGGTTACACCACAGGTTGTGGTCAGAATGATTGGCAAAATGCGCGCTGGCCATGTGCGGCAGGGCAGGGTTACTTCGGTCGTGGTGCTAAACAGCTTTCTTACCATTTTAACTACGGCGCTTTCTCTGAAGTGATGTTCGATGGTGATGCAACCGTGCTGCTGAATAATCCGGGTTTAGTTGCTGATTCATGGTTGAACTTGGCTTCAGCTATTTGGTTCTTCTTAACGCCACAAGCACCGAAGCCAGCGATGTTGCACGTTATTGACCGTACTTGGACGCCATCTCAACGTGAACTGGATGCGGGCATTGGTTATGGCTTTGGTACCACCATTAACGTAATCAACGGTGGTATTGAGTGTGGTGAACAGAATAAAGACAAGGGCCAACCGGTTAACCGCATTCGTTACTGGGAAGGGCTAGCGGCGCACTACCAGATCCCTGTTGAAGCAGACGAAAAGAATACCTGCTGGCAGCAAACGCCATACGGAAGCTTGAACCTCAACGGCGCAACAGATGTGTTGTACACCAACTGGGATGGTAACTGGAAATACTACGCAGACCGTCCTGAAGGCTACTCATTTGAATGTGAGCTAGTCGGCTTCCAAACTGCATACTCTGCATTAGTACCGGGCGATTACGAGAAGTGTGTAACCAACTTCTATGGATCTCATGCAAGTTGGCCTGAAGTGAAAGTGGTCGATAAGCTTGATCCGGTAGACCCTGGAACCGATCCCGGCGGTAACGGTTGGAGTGCGACTAAGGTTTACAACGCTGGTGACCAAGTGACTCACAATGGCGCAACTTATGAAGCGAAATGGTGGACACAAGGGGATGACCCAGCCAATGGTGGCCCTTGGAAACTAGTAGCAGGTGAGCCAACACCACCGGTAGTGACAGATCCAACGCCTGTTGATCCTGCTCCGGTAGATCCTACACCCGTTGAACCGCCTGTGACAGAGCCGCCAGTGGTTGTCGATCCATCTGAATTTATTACGTGGCAAGCAGGTGTTAGCCAAGTGAGTAATGGCGATAAAGTGACGCATAACGGTAAGTGCTTCGTGGCTAAAAACGGCCCTGGTGTCTGGGAAAGCCCTGTTCAATCGAATTGGTTCTGGGATGAAATCAGCTGTAATTAA
- a CDS encoding Na+/H+ antiporter NhaC family protein, whose translation MEQTDITSLIPIVITLVLSLATRNVVIGLFAGVLSGVAMLTGMFSELNPLDTFGTMVKGYLVPQLTDSYNAGVIMLLVFIGGFVALMEKPGGGVAFAKRVTEWVSNKYQAQLSAWFGGIVIFFYDLGTPLIVGPVFRPLFDKLKLSRQKLAFIIDSTSSPVAILIPFIGWGVYIMSLIQKEFTALNVNMSDWDAFIGAIPFQFYAFLAIFIVPLVSVKGLDFGPMAKAERDCQAGINPGVSSESINPFSHKNAKASFVWAQLLVMLMVLCVMLVPQGFPFQKVAGSSFRSALSSAYFFAAITLISLMAYYGVRKLSDGVSVYLKGMGNMMPVAIILVLAWALSTIGKELGAATYIAEQAQSGFPYWLVPAVAFLLSAIISFATGSSWGTFAIMMPLVIPTAIAIDAPLLVAIGAVLSGGLFGDHCSPISETTILSSTGAGCDQFEHFKTQLPYALMNGCIALVSFVVAGLTGSSLVVLGALVAQLVVVTLLAKRDASKNASSEVQSQVSESKPQQA comes from the coding sequence ATAGAACAGACAGATATCACGTCACTCATCCCCATTGTGATTACTTTGGTGTTGTCGTTGGCGACAAGGAATGTAGTGATTGGCCTTTTTGCTGGCGTACTCAGTGGCGTTGCTATGCTCACCGGAATGTTTAGTGAACTAAACCCTCTTGATACCTTTGGAACCATGGTCAAAGGCTACCTAGTGCCACAGCTTACTGATAGCTACAATGCTGGCGTCATTATGCTGTTGGTATTCATCGGTGGCTTTGTTGCTTTGATGGAGAAGCCGGGTGGTGGTGTTGCGTTTGCCAAGCGTGTGACTGAGTGGGTAAGTAACAAGTACCAAGCTCAACTGTCTGCGTGGTTTGGAGGAATCGTGATATTTTTCTATGACTTAGGTACTCCGTTAATTGTTGGCCCTGTCTTTCGCCCCCTTTTCGATAAACTGAAACTTTCTAGACAGAAGCTGGCATTTATCATCGACTCTACATCATCACCTGTCGCGATCCTTATCCCATTTATCGGGTGGGGCGTTTACATCATGAGCCTGATTCAAAAAGAGTTTACCGCCTTGAATGTCAACATGTCTGACTGGGATGCCTTTATCGGTGCGATTCCTTTCCAGTTCTACGCATTCTTAGCAATTTTCATCGTTCCTTTGGTTTCTGTTAAAGGTTTGGACTTCGGACCAATGGCAAAAGCTGAACGTGATTGCCAAGCGGGAATCAACCCAGGCGTGAGCAGCGAATCAATCAATCCTTTCTCGCATAAAAATGCAAAGGCATCTTTTGTTTGGGCACAATTATTAGTGATGCTCATGGTATTGTGTGTCATGTTAGTTCCACAAGGTTTCCCATTTCAAAAGGTCGCAGGCTCATCATTCAGATCAGCACTGTCTTCGGCTTATTTCTTTGCCGCGATTACCTTGATCTCGCTGATGGCTTACTACGGCGTGAGAAAGCTGTCGGATGGTGTTTCTGTATATCTAAAAGGCATGGGTAACATGATGCCGGTTGCAATTATTTTGGTACTGGCGTGGGCATTAAGCACGATTGGTAAAGAGTTGGGCGCGGCGACTTATATTGCAGAACAAGCGCAAAGCGGTTTCCCTTACTGGTTAGTGCCTGCAGTAGCCTTTTTACTCTCGGCTATTATCTCATTCGCTACGGGTTCGTCATGGGGAACCTTTGCCATCATGATGCCGTTGGTTATCCCAACCGCGATTGCAATTGATGCTCCGCTGTTAGTTGCGATTGGTGCGGTGCTTTCTGGTGGCCTGTTTGGTGATCACTGCTCACCGATATCTGAAACCACCATCCTCTCTTCAACAGGTGCAGGGTGTGATCAGTTTGAGCACTTTAAGACGCAATTACCTTACGCATTAATGAACGGTTGTATTGCTTTAGTGAGCTTTGTTGTCGCAGGCTTAACTGGTAGCTCGTTGGTCGTGTTAGGTGCGCTTGTCGCCCAACTGGTTGTAGTAACATTGCTAGCCAAGCGCGACGCGAGTAAGAATGCATCTTCAGAAGTTCAATCTCAAGTGTCTGAATCTAAACCACAACAAGCGTAA
- a CDS encoding acetate uptake transporter: MSTKLANPAPLGLMGFGMTTILLNIHNAGFFPLDSMILAMGIFYGGLSQVIVGTMCFKRGDTFGTTAFTSYGLFWLTLVGLIVMPYMGLPASPAAFMGWYLLLWGIFTGFMFIGSLCYPVAKQVVFGSLTILFFLLAARDFTGSQLIGTIAGFEGIFCGASAIYFAMAQVINNEYGRTVLPIGEKKAPQMATQEIAA, from the coding sequence ATGTCGACCAAACTAGCTAACCCAGCGCCGTTAGGCTTAATGGGTTTCGGTATGACCACTATTCTTCTTAATATCCACAATGCAGGTTTCTTTCCATTAGATTCAATGATCCTTGCGATGGGTATTTTTTACGGTGGTTTAAGCCAAGTTATCGTTGGCACAATGTGCTTCAAACGTGGTGATACGTTCGGTACAACTGCATTTACCTCTTACGGCCTATTCTGGTTGACTCTTGTTGGGCTAATCGTAATGCCTTACATGGGCCTACCAGCAAGCCCTGCAGCATTCATGGGTTGGTACCTACTTCTATGGGGCATCTTCACAGGCTTCATGTTCATCGGTTCTCTATGCTACCCAGTAGCGAAGCAAGTAGTATTCGGTTCACTAACTATCTTGTTCTTCCTGCTTGCAGCTCGTGATTTCACGGGTAGCCAACTGATCGGCACTATCGCTGGTTTCGAAGGTATCTTCTGTGGTGCTTCCGCTATCTACTTCGCAATGGCGCAAGTAATCAACAACGAATACGGCCGCACAGTACTGCCAATCGGTGAGAAGAAAGCACCTCAAATGGCAACGCAAGAAATCGCTGCATAA
- a CDS encoding alanine/glycine:cation symporter family protein, translating to MQSFVDFLNGIIWSPVLIYLCLGAGLFYSVMTRFVQIRHFFEMWRLLLSGKSSTKGISSFQALAVSLSGRVGTGNIAGVAAAIGFGGPGAVFWMWVVAFFGAATAFAESTLAQIYKEEDEGQFRGGPAYYIEKAMGQKWYAWIFAIATIFACGILLPGVQSNSIGNAVEAAFGSGAMIETAVGTFSFAKIFTGTVVSIILGFIIFGGVKRIANFTQIVVPFMALAYIIIAFIIILLNIDQVPVVFSMIVGDAFTPMAGFGAAIGWGVKRGVYSNEAGQGTGPHAAAAASVDHPAQQGLVQSFSIYIDTLLVCSATAFMIIITGAYNVHGGTEGVFLVQNLAENVSANGPVFTQLAIESALPGVGKPFIAFALFFFAFTTILAYYYIAETNIAYLRRTIKIPGMMFALKLIMIAAVFYGTVKAANLAWAMGDVGVGLMAWLNIVGILIIFFISKPALNALADYEEQQSKGVTEYTFNPVKLGIKGATYWEEKYKRKTGKSPESEVADSKPVEQPSA from the coding sequence ATGCAGTCATTCGTTGATTTTTTGAATGGAATAATCTGGAGCCCAGTGCTTATCTATCTATGTTTAGGCGCAGGCTTGTTCTACTCGGTCATGACTCGATTTGTACAAATCCGTCATTTTTTCGAAATGTGGCGCTTATTATTATCAGGTAAAAGCTCTACTAAAGGTATCTCCTCTTTCCAAGCACTTGCTGTTTCGTTATCTGGCCGTGTAGGTACTGGTAACATTGCAGGTGTTGCTGCAGCTATCGGTTTCGGTGGTCCTGGTGCAGTATTCTGGATGTGGGTTGTAGCCTTCTTTGGTGCTGCGACTGCGTTTGCAGAATCAACGCTAGCGCAAATCTACAAAGAAGAGGACGAGGGTCAGTTCCGTGGTGGCCCGGCTTACTACATCGAGAAAGCGATGGGTCAGAAGTGGTACGCATGGATCTTTGCAATCGCGACGATTTTTGCTTGTGGTATTTTACTCCCAGGTGTCCAGTCAAACAGCATTGGCAATGCGGTAGAAGCTGCATTTGGTTCAGGTGCAATGATAGAAACAGCTGTCGGTACATTCAGCTTCGCTAAAATCTTCACTGGTACCGTTGTCTCAATTATCCTTGGTTTCATCATCTTTGGTGGCGTTAAGCGTATTGCGAACTTCACGCAAATCGTTGTTCCATTCATGGCATTAGCTTACATCATCATCGCCTTCATTATCATCCTACTCAATATTGACCAAGTACCTGTTGTGTTCTCTATGATTGTTGGTGATGCATTCACACCTATGGCTGGCTTCGGCGCTGCGATTGGTTGGGGTGTAAAACGTGGTGTTTACTCAAACGAAGCGGGTCAAGGTACAGGTCCCCACGCCGCAGCAGCAGCAAGTGTTGATCACCCAGCTCAGCAAGGCTTGGTTCAATCATTCTCTATCTATATCGATACACTGCTGGTTTGTTCTGCTACGGCATTCATGATCATCATTACTGGCGCTTACAATGTACATGGCGGGACTGAGGGTGTATTCCTTGTGCAAAACCTTGCTGAAAACGTGAGCGCGAATGGTCCTGTATTTACACAGCTAGCGATTGAAAGTGCACTACCGGGTGTTGGTAAACCATTTATCGCATTTGCTCTATTCTTCTTCGCATTTACAACAATTCTTGCTTACTACTACATTGCAGAAACGAACATTGCTTACCTGCGACGCACCATAAAAATCCCAGGGATGATGTTTGCGCTTAAACTTATCATGATCGCTGCGGTTTTCTACGGCACGGTCAAAGCAGCGAACCTTGCATGGGCAATGGGTGACGTTGGCGTAGGCTTAATGGCGTGGTTAAACATCGTTGGTATTCTGATCATCTTCTTCATCTCTAAGCCTGCGCTTAACGCTTTGGCTGACTACGAGGAGCAACAGAGTAAAGGCGTAACCGAGTACACATTCAACCCTGTAAAACTAGGCATCAAAGGTGCAACTTACTGGGAAGAGAAGTACAAGCGTAAGACGGGTAAGTCGCCAGAATCTGAAGTGGCAGATAGCAAGCCAGTAGAACAGCCTTCAGCGTAA
- a CDS encoding 1-acylglycerol-3-phosphate O-acyltransferase, whose protein sequence is MLSVLRIILATVFIIFTTLFAFVYCLFSPKNPKHVYFFCRWFNQLQKILGVKLVQRGLENAPTPEKSVYISNHQSVLDFVTDPGMLRPRTVSLGKRDLLIVPFFGLLYWITGNILINREDKSKARDTIKQVAEAIHQRDLSVWVYPEGTRSKGRGLLPFKTGAFRMAIEAGVPITPMCTSTTHNKIDFNRLNNGIVITEMLEPIDVSGYKLSDARELANHCHALMAEKIAELDAEVARWESQQNSELDSDRSSAR, encoded by the coding sequence TTTTGTTTACTGCTTGTTTAGCCCCAAGAACCCTAAGCATGTGTACTTTTTTTGTCGTTGGTTCAACCAATTACAGAAGATCCTTGGTGTAAAACTGGTGCAGCGTGGTCTAGAGAATGCACCCACACCAGAAAAGAGCGTGTATATCTCTAACCACCAAAGCGTGTTGGATTTTGTCACCGACCCAGGAATGTTAAGGCCGCGTACCGTTTCTTTGGGTAAGCGTGATTTATTGATAGTGCCTTTCTTTGGCCTACTGTATTGGATCACGGGGAACATTCTGATCAACCGTGAAGACAAGTCGAAAGCGCGCGATACGATCAAACAAGTGGCAGAAGCGATTCATCAACGAGACCTTTCTGTGTGGGTTTACCCAGAGGGAACACGTAGTAAAGGGCGCGGGCTATTGCCGTTCAAAACGGGCGCTTTCCGAATGGCGATTGAGGCGGGTGTACCTATCACCCCGATGTGCACGAGCACCACTCACAACAAAATCGACTTTAACCGACTAAACAACGGCATTGTGATTACCGAAATGCTTGAACCTATTGATGTATCTGGATACAAGCTGAGTGACGCAAGAGAACTGGCGAATCACTGCCATGCGTTAATGGCTGAGAAGATTGCAGAGCTTGATGCTGAAGTCGCTAGATGGGAATCACAACAAAACTCTGAGCTTGATTCCGACCGTTCTTCTGCTCGGTAA